In the genome of Microbacterium saperdae, one region contains:
- a CDS encoding ABC transporter ATP-binding protein: protein MSQPAPAVELSGIVRRFGHGPNRVVAVDRVDLCIERGEVVALLGPNGAGKTTTVDVLLGLSEPDEGTARVLGTDPRHAVAVGRLAAVLQTGGLLSDLTVRETISVVAGLHGVSSRIAEVIERADLGAIARRRVGKCSGGEKQRVKFAIALLPDPDVLVLDEPTAGMDVTARRRFWEAMRADADAGRTILFATHYLEEAEQFARRTVVMNHGRVVADGATARLRASLGGRTVSATVPLSDITELVEELRTDPAVGEVSADADRLTVRTAASDVLAGRLLSLGATDLEIIAPTLESAFTSLTEDRS from the coding sequence ATGAGCCAACCCGCCCCCGCCGTCGAGCTGTCCGGCATCGTCCGCAGGTTCGGACATGGCCCGAACCGTGTCGTCGCCGTCGACCGTGTCGACCTGTGCATCGAACGGGGAGAGGTCGTCGCGCTGCTCGGTCCGAACGGTGCGGGGAAGACCACCACGGTCGACGTGCTGCTGGGCCTCTCCGAACCCGACGAGGGCACAGCGCGGGTGCTGGGAACGGATCCGCGTCATGCGGTCGCCGTGGGGCGTCTGGCTGCGGTGCTTCAGACGGGTGGTCTGCTCTCCGACCTCACCGTGCGCGAGACCATTTCGGTCGTGGCGGGTCTGCACGGCGTGAGCAGTCGGATCGCCGAGGTGATCGAGCGCGCCGACCTCGGTGCGATCGCACGCCGCCGGGTCGGGAAGTGCTCGGGTGGCGAGAAGCAGCGTGTGAAGTTCGCGATCGCGCTGCTGCCGGATCCGGACGTGCTGGTCCTCGACGAGCCGACGGCGGGGATGGATGTCACGGCGCGTCGCCGGTTCTGGGAGGCGATGCGCGCGGACGCCGACGCCGGACGCACGATCCTCTTCGCCACGCACTACCTCGAGGAGGCTGAGCAGTTCGCCCGACGCACGGTCGTCATGAACCACGGGCGGGTCGTCGCCGACGGCGCCACCGCGCGTCTGCGCGCCTCGCTCGGCGGACGCACCGTCTCGGCGACGGTGCCACTCTCGGACATCACGGAGCTCGTCGAGGAGCTCCGTACGGACCCGGCGGTCGGAGAGGTGTCCGCGGATGCCGATCGGCTCACGGTCCGCACCGCGGCGTCCGATGTCCTTGCCGGGCGTCTCCTGTCTCTCGGAGCGACCGATCTGGAGATCATCGCACCGACTCTCGAATCCGCATTCACCTCACTCACGGAGGACCGGTCATGA
- a CDS encoding ABC transporter permease: MTTLVAPALYRTELVRQIRNPYTLAFTLAMPVAMYLLFGASMSYATQSVGHANVSFYVMVSMGAFGTATAMSSLCSLAASEVGQGWGRQLALTPLTTLGYAVTKVLAAVSFAALAVVFVYAAGIATGAEAEDAWRWFAAAGITLGLGLIFGLFGLGVGLAFNSDSAAALASISITFFGFFGNVFIPLSGAMLDIAKWTPMYGYVALVRWPATDGTLVAGGADPLWAVLLNVAVWAILFAALVRLGVLRSRRRR, translated from the coding sequence ATGACCACGCTCGTCGCCCCCGCGTTGTATCGCACGGAGCTCGTGCGCCAGATCCGCAACCCGTACACGCTCGCGTTCACCCTCGCGATGCCCGTCGCCATGTATCTGCTGTTCGGTGCGAGCATGTCGTACGCCACGCAGAGCGTCGGTCACGCGAACGTCTCGTTCTACGTCATGGTCTCGATGGGGGCGTTCGGCACGGCGACCGCGATGAGCTCGCTCTGCTCTCTCGCGGCGTCCGAGGTCGGCCAGGGCTGGGGGAGGCAGCTCGCTCTCACCCCGCTGACGACCTTGGGGTATGCGGTGACGAAGGTGCTCGCCGCGGTATCGTTCGCCGCGCTCGCCGTGGTGTTCGTCTATGCGGCGGGGATCGCCACCGGTGCCGAGGCGGAGGACGCGTGGCGCTGGTTCGCCGCAGCCGGTATCACGCTCGGCCTCGGTCTCATCTTCGGCCTGTTCGGGCTCGGCGTCGGCCTGGCCTTCAATTCGGATTCCGCTGCCGCGCTCGCCTCGATCTCGATCACGTTCTTCGGGTTCTTCGGCAATGTCTTCATCCCGCTCAGCGGTGCGATGCTCGACATCGCGAAGTGGACTCCCATGTACGGCTACGTCGCCCTCGTGCGGTGGCCGGCCACCGACGGGACGCTCGTCGCCGGTGGTGCGGATCCGCTGTGGGCCGTGCTCCTGAACGTCGCCGTCTGGGCGATCCTGTTCGCGGCACTCGTGCGGCTCGGCGTACTGCGCTCTCGTCGGCGTCGTTAG
- a CDS encoding sensor histidine kinase — MTTEQPGGDAHTGPWERWGWLMAVVWMVFLVYPVLSLRGSDAALGWVVLGWTALITFAVVYVIGFVVGMRSAWGTPRPLVRTLFWVQIVCAIATIPAIETQALSFLPYLMSYASYGLRGMWHWVTTISGITLAAGVVLFSGQLEGHLQLLVVVVLIAVVNTVNTWLISRSVDADKVRMELATSDERASIARDVHDLLGHTLTAVKLKAELAERLVDVDPERAKAELAQIVHLTGEAIAGVRSTVTGIRGAALSDQLQASTTALESAGLQVRIEGDPTALSPAQSLPAGWIVRESTTNILRHARAQHVRITMAPGEVTIEDDGRGARGPAGSGLRGMSERAAAAGGVLVVEEASHGGTRVRVTW; from the coding sequence ATGACGACCGAGCAGCCGGGGGGCGACGCGCACACAGGCCCCTGGGAGCGCTGGGGATGGCTGATGGCCGTCGTCTGGATGGTGTTCCTGGTGTACCCCGTCCTGTCGCTGCGGGGATCGGATGCCGCGCTCGGCTGGGTCGTGCTCGGCTGGACGGCTCTGATCACGTTCGCCGTCGTCTACGTCATCGGGTTCGTGGTCGGGATGCGGTCCGCCTGGGGCACGCCGCGTCCTCTCGTGCGCACGCTGTTCTGGGTGCAGATCGTGTGCGCCATCGCGACGATCCCGGCGATCGAGACGCAGGCGCTCAGCTTCCTCCCGTACTTGATGTCGTACGCCAGCTACGGGCTGCGCGGCATGTGGCACTGGGTGACGACCATCAGCGGCATCACACTGGCCGCCGGCGTTGTTCTGTTCAGCGGGCAGCTGGAGGGGCATCTTCAGCTGCTGGTCGTGGTGGTGCTGATCGCCGTCGTGAACACGGTCAACACGTGGCTGATCAGTCGGTCGGTTGACGCGGACAAAGTGCGCATGGAGCTCGCCACCAGCGACGAACGTGCGTCGATCGCCCGTGACGTGCACGACCTGCTCGGACACACGCTGACCGCCGTGAAGCTGAAGGCGGAACTCGCCGAGCGACTGGTCGACGTCGATCCGGAGCGGGCGAAGGCCGAGCTCGCACAGATCGTGCACCTCACGGGCGAGGCGATCGCCGGAGTGCGCAGCACCGTCACCGGCATCCGCGGTGCCGCGCTGTCGGATCAGCTCCAGGCCAGCACCACCGCCCTGGAATCGGCAGGCCTGCAGGTGCGGATCGAGGGCGACCCGACCGCGCTGTCTCCCGCTCAGTCGCTGCCAGCGGGATGGATCGTGCGGGAATCGACCACGAACATCCTCCGGCACGCCAGAGCGCAGCACGTCCGCATCACGATGGCGCCGGGCGAGGTCACGATCGAAGACGACGGGCGCGGTGCGCGGGGACCTGCCGGCAGCGGTCTCCGAGGGATGTCGGAGCGGGCGGCCGCTGCGGGTGGCGTTCTGGTCGTGGAAGAGGCGTCGCACGGCGGCACGAGAGTGAGGGTGACCTGGTGA
- a CDS encoding response regulator transcription factor, protein MTDPIRLLLVDDQALVRGAMGALLELEDDLTVVAEAGDGAQAAERAREVGPDVCLMDIQMPGVDGIAATRLVREVSPATRVLVVTTFARPGYLRQALDAGASGFIAKDTPATDLAHAVRRVHQGLRVVDPALAEASLFEGANPLSEREQQVLRLSADGRAISRIAAEVFLSAGTVRNHLSSAIGKTGTENRAQAARTARDKGWI, encoded by the coding sequence GTGACCGATCCGATCCGGCTGCTGCTCGTCGATGATCAGGCGCTGGTGCGCGGCGCCATGGGGGCGCTGCTCGAACTCGAGGACGATCTCACGGTCGTCGCCGAGGCCGGTGACGGCGCGCAGGCAGCGGAGCGTGCGCGCGAGGTGGGCCCCGACGTGTGCCTCATGGACATCCAGATGCCCGGAGTCGACGGGATCGCCGCGACACGTCTCGTGCGTGAGGTGAGCCCCGCGACCAGGGTGCTCGTCGTGACGACATTCGCCCGGCCGGGTTATCTGCGGCAGGCGTTGGATGCGGGCGCGAGCGGCTTCATCGCCAAGGACACTCCCGCCACCGATCTCGCGCATGCCGTGCGCCGCGTGCATCAGGGGCTGCGCGTGGTCGATCCGGCTCTCGCGGAGGCCTCGCTCTTCGAAGGGGCGAATCCGCTGAGTGAACGTGAGCAGCAGGTTCTCCGGTTGTCGGCCGATGGGAGGGCCATCTCCCGGATCGCGGCGGAGGTGTTCCTGTCTGCGGGGACGGTGCGCAACCATCTGTCATCCGCGATCGGGAAGACCGGCACGGAGAACCGGGCGCAGGCGGCGCGGACGGCGCGGGACAAAGGCTGGATCTGA
- a CDS encoding MmcQ/YjbR family DNA-binding protein — protein MDSNELTSVAAARAEELPGSARENPFGPEWDVYKVRGRVFLLLPVDGTGRVTLKSHPDDAVALRETFADIVPGYHMNKKHWITLNPGPSLEEGLVTELVTESYLLVVEKLPRAQRPVDPALFGQRGD, from the coding sequence ATGGACTCGAATGAGCTGACCTCGGTCGCCGCAGCGAGGGCGGAGGAGCTGCCCGGTTCCGCGCGCGAGAACCCCTTCGGCCCGGAGTGGGACGTCTACAAAGTGCGAGGTCGCGTGTTCCTGTTGTTGCCGGTCGACGGCACCGGGCGCGTCACGCTGAAGTCGCATCCCGACGACGCGGTCGCGCTGCGTGAGACGTTCGCCGACATCGTCCCCGGATATCACATGAACAAGAAGCACTGGATCACGCTGAACCCGGGTCCGTCCCTCGAAGAGGGCCTCGTGACCGAGCTCGTCACCGAGTCCTATCTGCTGGTGGTCGAGAAGCTGCCGCGCGCACAACGCCCCGTCGATCCCGCCCTGTTCGGGCAGCGGGGAGACTGA
- a CDS encoding SOS response-associated peptidase family protein, with the protein MCASYGLDPRFSDAELLAAADESVLEGLRLWAQENAGETVRPTGKNLRNLNPIVVRPEEAPTLEPAWWGFLVGGEPAKFPSINTRSERLQERPGSLRSRAIVPATSWYEMQKPSRQWHQFLVDDGALFGMAAVTQRGKTSDGTWFTCYSIIMRPAPAHLTGVHDRMPVLIPTTFAQDWLTAEGGRDVIDEALLAAASLDDRVAAIPRGDDKNEDRLF; encoded by the coding sequence ATGTGCGCGAGCTATGGACTCGATCCCCGTTTCTCCGATGCGGAGCTCCTCGCCGCGGCCGATGAGTCCGTGCTCGAGGGCCTTCGGCTGTGGGCGCAGGAGAACGCGGGTGAGACCGTACGTCCGACCGGCAAGAACCTGCGCAACCTGAACCCGATCGTCGTGCGGCCCGAAGAGGCTCCGACGCTCGAGCCCGCGTGGTGGGGCTTCCTGGTCGGTGGCGAACCGGCGAAGTTCCCCTCGATCAACACACGCTCCGAGCGCCTGCAGGAGCGACCGGGCAGCCTGCGCTCCCGGGCGATCGTTCCCGCCACCAGCTGGTACGAGATGCAGAAGCCGTCTCGCCAGTGGCACCAGTTCCTCGTCGACGACGGCGCGCTGTTCGGCATGGCGGCCGTGACCCAGCGCGGCAAGACGAGTGACGGCACCTGGTTCACCTGCTACTCGATCATCATGCGGCCGGCGCCTGCGCATCTCACCGGAGTGCACGACCGCATGCCGGTTCTGATCCCGACCACCTTCGCGCAGGACTGGTTGACCGCCGAAGGCGGCCGCGACGTGATCGATGAGGCCCTCCTCGCCGCCGCGAGCCTCGATGATCGTGTCGCCGCGATACCGCGGGGCGACGACAAGAACGAGGATCGGCTGTTCTGA
- a CDS encoding DMT family transporter: MTQTRALPAPVALGGAVAIGMMTAIQARINGVLGVRLDDGIVAGFVSFSVGLLALVVVVAALPSGRRGVGRLWRGVRSRTIPVWMLLGGACGALTVSTQGLTAGVLGVSLFTVGVVAGQTLHGLVLDRIGFGPAGVVAVTPGRVLGGLLALAAVGISLSGDVLATAPLWMLLLPFAAGVGIAWQAATNGRLAQRVQSPIIATLMSFIAGTIVLLLAAGVSIALRGTPNPLPTEPWLYLGGFLGFAYILLGAFIVGQTGVLLMGLGSVLGQLTTSVVIDLLWPPASGPAPWQIIGMVVVAAASVAVALPRRRRRA; the protein is encoded by the coding sequence GTGACCCAGACCCGCGCGCTCCCCGCTCCGGTCGCACTCGGGGGAGCGGTCGCGATCGGCATGATGACGGCCATCCAGGCCCGGATCAACGGCGTCCTCGGAGTCCGTCTCGACGACGGCATCGTCGCGGGTTTCGTGTCGTTCAGCGTGGGCTTGCTCGCCCTCGTCGTCGTGGTCGCCGCGCTGCCCTCCGGTCGTCGCGGTGTCGGACGACTGTGGCGCGGAGTGCGCTCACGCACGATCCCGGTATGGATGCTGCTGGGCGGCGCCTGCGGCGCACTCACCGTCTCGACGCAGGGGCTCACCGCGGGTGTGCTCGGGGTCTCCCTCTTCACGGTCGGGGTGGTCGCGGGACAGACGCTGCACGGACTGGTCCTGGATCGGATCGGCTTCGGTCCGGCCGGAGTGGTCGCCGTCACCCCGGGACGCGTGCTCGGCGGTCTGCTCGCGCTCGCCGCGGTCGGCATCTCGCTCAGCGGAGACGTGCTGGCCACGGCGCCGCTGTGGATGCTGTTGCTGCCGTTCGCGGCCGGCGTCGGGATCGCCTGGCAGGCCGCGACCAACGGTCGTCTCGCGCAGCGGGTGCAGTCCCCGATCATCGCGACGCTCATGAGCTTCATCGCCGGGACCATCGTGCTGCTGCTCGCGGCAGGAGTGAGCATCGCCCTGCGCGGCACTCCGAACCCACTCCCGACGGAACCCTGGCTGTATCTCGGCGGCTTCCTCGGCTTCGCCTACATCCTGCTGGGTGCGTTCATCGTCGGCCAGACCGGTGTGCTGCTGATGGGACTCGGATCCGTGCTCGGGCAGCTGACGACCTCGGTCGTGATCGATCTGCTCTGGCCCCCGGCATCCGGGCCCGCCCCCTGGCAGATCATCGGGATGGTGGTCGTGGCCGCTGCCTCCGTCGCCGTGGCGCTGCCCCGTCGTCGCCGCAGGGCGTGA
- a CDS encoding nitroreductase family protein — translation MTALDAVRARQSWSKVDDTAPSHEELLTLVAAAGRVADHSSLRPWRLIELRGSDRDLLGAAISKAQGDKSPSTKPLRAPLLIAVVASYRKSDKVPRWEQEAVASGVAHMLSLLLDDAGWGVLWRTGHYTRAKAVAKAHGLDKNEELLGWLYVGGKPAGKKPGRRKAVDARKLVSRMPKAKKKK, via the coding sequence GTGACCGCGCTCGACGCCGTCCGCGCCCGTCAGTCCTGGTCGAAGGTCGACGACACCGCACCCTCGCATGAGGAGCTGCTCACCCTGGTCGCCGCCGCGGGAAGGGTCGCCGATCACTCGTCGCTGCGCCCGTGGCGCCTGATCGAGCTGCGCGGATCCGACCGCGACCTCCTCGGTGCCGCGATCTCGAAGGCACAGGGAGACAAGTCGCCGTCGACCAAGCCGCTGCGCGCGCCGCTGCTCATCGCGGTGGTGGCCAGCTACCGCAAGAGCGACAAGGTGCCGCGGTGGGAGCAGGAGGCGGTCGCGTCCGGCGTCGCGCACATGCTGAGCCTGCTGCTCGACGACGCCGGATGGGGCGTGCTCTGGCGGACGGGGCACTACACGCGGGCGAAGGCCGTGGCGAAGGCGCACGGGCTCGACAAGAACGAGGAGCTCCTCGGCTGGCTCTACGTCGGCGGCAAGCCTGCGGGCAAGAAGCCGGGACGACGCAAGGCCGTCGATGCCCGCAAACTCGTCAGCCGGATGCCGAAGGCGAAGAAGAAGAAGTAG
- the msrB gene encoding peptide-methionine (R)-S-oxide reductase MsrB, with product MAYSVDKTEDEWREELGAEQYAVLRQAATERAWTGELLDEGRAGLYTCGACGAELFQSGTKFDSGCGWPSFYESIRPEAVQLIEDTTLGMVRTEVRCANCGSHLGHVFPDGFGTPTGDRYCMNSIALNFTPEAS from the coding sequence ATGGCCTACAGCGTGGACAAGACCGAAGACGAATGGCGCGAGGAACTCGGCGCGGAGCAGTACGCCGTGCTGCGCCAGGCGGCGACCGAGCGCGCCTGGACCGGCGAACTGCTCGACGAGGGCCGCGCCGGCCTCTACACGTGCGGCGCCTGCGGTGCCGAGCTCTTCCAGAGCGGCACCAAGTTCGATTCCGGATGCGGATGGCCGAGCTTCTACGAGTCGATCCGCCCGGAGGCCGTGCAGCTCATCGAGGACACGACCCTGGGCATGGTGCGCACCGAGGTGCGCTGCGCCAACTGCGGTTCGCATCTCGGCCATGTCTTCCCCGACGGCTTCGGCACGCCCACCGGCGACCGCTACTGCATGAACTCGATCGCGCTGAACTTCACCCCTGAAGCGTCGTGA